The sequence tttattctaGATTAGATCAACTTGTTTAAACaacttaaaaacaaaaaatgtaaaataaaaatacatttttttaaaagattatttttaaaaataggtgATGAATGCttaaaataaagagataattatactccactttcatgagatttggtgtaattacacgtaaatcttTCGTggtttggaaaaattatatgtagcACTACTGATGCTTGTTTTGATTTAACAAATTAGTCTCtttgttagttaaatttactaaatttgctgatattaataaaaaaataaaaaaattatatttactccgATCGACTCATTATTGACTtcttgcaggtcaaataattttttttatgatcaaattatcatcATACATCTTTACGGGTTAATgtatgtgatgaggtatatcttcattgttataagaatagtttagctcgaaaaaaattatttgacctataataataatgtaataagtcaattaagagtaaatataatttttcattcagtttttctattaatatcaacaaattcaatagattttgactaacaaaaaaacttttttttttagataaaaaaaaagctcaagaatattatatataatttttctaattacaaaaaatttatatataattaaccaaACCTCATTGTTAtagaagtgtaattatacgtaaaatAGAAGTATACAAACACGTCATATGTAACCAACTGCAAAGATAAATGCAAGTAAATGTCCCACCAACTACTCATCAAGGATATAAATATCTCCCTCTTCTCCACCAGTATATCACGTGAGGATGGGTCCCCCCACGCAAAATATCTCCgaaaccctaattttaacCGGAGTTAGTGTAATCTTAACCCAAGTTAGTGTATTCGGCAAGTTGCGTgtattcatattatatataaagaaaaaatatttttatatgtcattgcatcattaattttattattatactaataataattttaattaattttctctctagtatgttcctttttttttctaagatataatatattaatttatatataattttgaattaaaatgtaaaacattatttattaaaatacacatAAGCATATCTAATCAAATATAGTCTCTATGCATTCAATGTCTGCTTCCCAACCCTCCCCAAAACCTAGCGATTTCCCCAAAACCTAGCCAACTCCGCCTATAAATATCGCCTTATTCTTACCTCCGTCTTCCCTTGAGGCGGGTTCAGTAGTTTCCCCCTCTTTCCTCTCATTTCTTCTCCTTAGGTAAACTCTTAGTTAAGATCAATGGCGGCCGCTGATGTTGAATTTAGATGTTTCGTCGGTGGTTTGGCTTGGGCCACCACCGATCAGTCACTCGAGCAGGCCTTCTCCCAATTCGGCGAAGTCATCGAATCGAAGGTCGGTTGGTCGCAGAGATCGGATCCGACTTGATTCTCTCTGATCTGTTAACGTTACTACTGTTACTGTTACTACTGTTACTCTGAGTTACTACTGTTACTGTTTCTGTTACTATTTTACCCCTGAAAAGGTACGTTCTGTCTTCCTCTTTTTCACCAGAGGGTCGAAGATCAGATAAATCGCTTTTTCAGTTGAGATCCGGTTGAGATTTGGTTGGAtctgatgtttgtttttgttttgtttcttctctGTTGCAGATTATTAACGATCGCGAGACCGGAAGATCTAGGGGCTTCGGATTCGTTACTTTTAAGGATGAGCAGGCGATGAGGGACGCAATCGAGGGGATGAACGGACAGGAACTCGACGGCCGTAATATCACGGTCAACGAGGCTCAGTCCCGCGGAAGCGGTGGCGGAGGCGGTGGGGGATTCCGTGGGCCTCGCCGTGAAGGTGGTTATGGAGGAGGTGGCGGTGGCTATGGACGCCGTGAGGGTGGTTATGGAGGTGGCGGCGGTGGCTATGGACGCCGTGAGGGTGGTTATGGAGGCGGCCGCGGTGGCGGCTACGGTGGTGACCGTGGTTATTCCAGAGGTGGTGGTGCCTCTGAGGGAAACTGGAGGGATTAAGAGTTTTAGTGATCTCCAGTTCTCACCTTGGGTTGATTTACTAATTCCGTATTGAAGTCTTGTGGTTTATTCATGCTCTGGGTTAGTTGGTTACTGTATTTTTGACCTCGTGTTGGAGGAGTTGCTTTGTGTTCGTAAGTCCGTCTATGAATCTATGTTTACAGAGTTCCGTGGAATGAAGTAAATTGAGGTTGTTACAATT comes from Sesamum indicum cultivar Zhongzhi No. 13 linkage group LG10, S_indicum_v1.0, whole genome shotgun sequence and encodes:
- the LOC105172891 gene encoding glycine-rich RNA-binding protein 1-like isoform X2, whose translation is MRDAIEGMNGQELDGRNITVNEAQSRGSGGGGGGGFRGPRREGGYGGGGGGYGRREGGYGGGGGGYGRREGGYGGGRGGGYGGDRGYSRGGGASEGNWRD
- the LOC105172891 gene encoding glycine-rich RNA-binding protein 2-like isoform X1; translation: MAAADVEFRCFVGGLAWATTDQSLEQAFSQFGEVIESKIINDRETGRSRGFGFVTFKDEQAMRDAIEGMNGQELDGRNITVNEAQSRGSGGGGGGGFRGPRREGGYGGGGGGYGRREGGYGGGGGGYGRREGGYGGGRGGGYGGDRGYSRGGGASEGNWRD